In the Gorilla gorilla gorilla isolate KB3781 chromosome 1, NHGRI_mGorGor1-v2.1_pri, whole genome shotgun sequence genome, AAATGGGATTGAGGGtggaaaaggatttttttttttttttttttgagaaggactctcattctgtcacccgggctggagtgcaatggtgtgatcccagctcaccacaacctctgcctcccaggttcaagtgattctccaggctcagcctcctgagtagctgggattacaggcactcaccatcatgcctggctaatttttgtatttttagtagagacagggtttcaccatgttggctaggctggtttcgaactcctgacctcaagtgatccacctgtctcggcctcccaaattgttgggattataggtgtgagccaccacaaccagccagaaagtttattttaaccCGTAAActaggtttgtgtgtgtgcgtgtgtgtgtgtgtgtgtgtgtgtgagagagagagagcgagagagatggggtctctctctgtcacccaggctggagtgcagtggcatgaccaggGCTTAcctcagcctcaacttcccaggcttaagcgatcctctcacctcagcctcctagctagctggaactacaggtgcagctaatttttaaaaatattttgtggagacagagtctcactatgttgcctaggctggtcttggactcctgggctcaagtgatcctcttgtttcagcctcccaaagtgctgggattacaggtataagccaccatgcctggcctactagttgtttttatttatgcttttttattttatgttttttattttttaagaaagaaatagggCTAAGAGAGGGCTCTGCCCTTACAGCCTCACAGCTCTATTCACTGATTTGGAAAAATCCTGGTACCCGAGGATTAAATAATCCCCAAAAGGTCTGAGGAGGCTTTCTGCCCCCAAATGCTCATGAGAGGAGAATATGTCAGTTGATGAGCTCAGGAGTCAGAGGCTAGATGAGTGAAAAGGCTTCAGCAATGACGCTACCTGACACCTCCTGCCCCTACCACATAACTGAGAACTCCCTCTCCAAGGCAGGGATGGGTTTGCGGGAAAAATGGGCACGTAGGTCACCGGCTCTAAGATACGGTGGAGGAAGGCATCTTATGTGCATGGCGGCTGTGCACACTCCTAAACCCACTGCTCACCTGGACATCTTGTTCTGCCAGATTATAGTCAATGATTCCAGAGTAGCTGTCACGGCCCCCCTAGGAGGAGAAACTGTTCTTAGAGGGCTCTTTGAAGGGCACCTTTTTATCTTCAGACGAACAAGCGAAGGCTGGTCTCCCCTAAAGCCCTCTCTTGTCCATTACAGGACAGCAATGCTCCCTGCTCCAGCGTGTCTCCTTGCCTGGTGAACGTGACTCCCTTCCTTGCAGGTCAGTCCTCCTCACCTTGGCCAGGGCCAAGAGCAGGTCCTGCAAGATGCCACTGGTCTCAGATGTGATGTCATCCACAGCCTCCACCTGGAAAtctggggtggggtgaggagctCTCTGAATCCTCCTGAGTTTTCCTAGTGTAGATATCCCCAGGACCTGCCAAATGCCTGACCCGCTATACCCTGCCAGCCCTGCTAGCCCCTGCTTGGAGTAGCTTGATGGCTGCTAATTCCCAGGATGTAAGGCGCAAGTACCATCACGGCCACTCTAAAAACATCTCTAAGTTGTGAGGTGTGCAGTGGCTTCATCACCAAGCACCAACCTGCTGGGCAGGAGGCAACCATTATTAGAGTTGGGGCCAGGCAGTGAAGAAGAGCTAGGGAAACCCGTAGGGAAACACAAGATGGTTAGGACCTGGCACCCTCATTGGAGGTAAGGAAAAATGATATGAGAGGTGGGATATGAGGAAGGAAACGAgcaggaaagggagaaaaggaaagagaaaagggaaacagatgcaagaaggaaggaaggtaggagagGGATTAAGAACATAGGCCACGGccagggcggtggctcatgcctgtaatcccagcactttcagaggctgaggcaggagatggcttgagcccagaagttcgagaccagcctggacaacacagcgaaaccccatctctacaaaaaatacaaaattcagctgggcatggtggtggcacacctgtagtcccagctacttaggaggctgaggtggggggattgattgagcccaggagggtcaaggctgcagtgagccatgatgacatCACTGCACAGCCTAGGCTacagggcaagaccttgtctcaaaagaagaacatAGGCCAAGATTAGACATCAAAGGAAAATTggggaaagcaagaaaaagaggtaggggttgggggaaggggtggtAAAATGAGGATGGGAAAAAACCACAAATTAGTGGGTGAGACACTTGTAGCCAAGCAAGGCCAGCCATCAGGGACATGAAAGGTGACACCCATGACTCAGAGGGCAGATTCCCACCTTTCCCTCAGGCTGCAGCATGGCTGGGTTCAGCTTGGAATGTGGTGTGATGGCAGGGATGGCAAGGGGCTGGGAAGGTGACATGAGTACCTTTGGGACTGTCACTTTGGAATCTGCCTTGGAGCTCCAGATTAAGATGGTTAATCATtgcttctctctctttatttatgtgtgtgtgtgtgtgtgtgtgtgtgtgtgtgagagagagagagagagagagagacatgctctcactcctgtcacccaggctggtgtgcagtggcagtggcacgatctcagctcactgcagcctcaacttcccaagctggggtgatcctcccacctcaaactcctgagtagctgggaccacaggcgcacaccaccatgaccagctggtttttttgaatttttagcacagatggggttttcctttgttgcctgtgactggtcttgaactcctgggctcaagtgacctgcccacctcagcctcccaaagtgttggggtgacaggcatgagtcaccgtgcctggcctgcttctctttttttaatgatcACATCTGGGTCTCTCCCCTGAGAGACTGAGGCACTGGTGGGGGCAAGAGGAAAGACCCCAAGGGAATAGAACTTAGGCAGCCAGGTTGCCAGATAGCTCACCTATGGGGAGTACAGGAGAGGAGCGGCCTGTCCTACAGCCCCTTCTCCAGCATCTGGGACCTCTCCCTCTGTATTCTTACTGTGTTTGTAGACTGCCAGGCACTCCTGCAGCTGGGGTGGGGTTCGAGTGGCAAGAATTTCAATGGCCACGTCCACAGCAGAATCTGAGGCCTACAAGAAATTGGGAGTCTACTCTCAGACTGGCCGTGTCATTAGGATGGCAGACAGAGGGGCAGACGCTGGCTGCTTCTCCTTCTAAGGAACAATATGGGACGATGAGAGGGGGACTCTCGTCTTGCAAAAGCAAGGCTGATAGCCTTCTCCCTTCCCCAGACACCCCAGCAAGTCTCCCCTCCTGCTACCTTCAGAGCTGTCCTCAATTCCTGGGCGTCAAACTGGGCTGTGGGCTGCAGCAGAGCCATCACAATCCTCTCCAGGTTGCCAGAAAGTGCTGCCTGTAGAGACTTCATCAGGTCCTACAATAAATGGTCCTCACAGCAGAGGGACGGGGGTGAGGGGAAGGGCCCCAGAAGTGTGGGGAGGTTTGGGAAGATTTGGCTGATTTTCATCTCAGGCCCTGTTTAGCCAGGAAGCAGTGGCTGGCCTCAGCGGCTGTTGCTGTCTCTCGAGTCCTCCAGGGGGTTCTCACCCCAGTCCACTGCTGTGGGAGGTCAGCATGGCCTCACCTGTTGGGTGCGCTCCTGGAAGCTTCGTGAGATGAGCTGCCTTTGCTCTCTGCTCCGGTTGGTCAGCACGTCCACAATGGCACTGCGGTCCACGCCTGAACCGAGACGAGGGCTGTGCTGTGAGCAGGGTCTTTACATAGTGGGATGTTCCTACTCCTTGGAGGAGGGAAGGAGCTCCAGGAGAGGGCTGGGAAGGAAAGGAGCAGGGGCTATATCACCCCCACTTCCATTTTATCTCAAAAGAAGTtgcaaataaaatgtcaaaacagACCCAGACCAAGGCAAaggtggcctggtgtggtggttaaaaaaaaatatgacttGGGGGGATCGGCTGACCTAGATGAGAATACCACCTCCGTCAtgagctgagtgaccttggggaaGCCTCTTAATCTccctgagccccagtttcctcatctggaaaatggaaataataagccTTGCCTCACAGGGGTGTTGTGAGAATGGGTTTGACACACCTACTGTGGCGCCTGACATACAAGAATGAAGGCGTTCCACAAACATTTCTCCAACATCACTAGTTCCTCCTTCCTGGCTCCTCCTTGGTCTACAGATTGGCTCTAAAAGGCAGTCTCAAGTGCCGGGGGAAAGGGGCTCACCTTGGCCAGTAATGGCCCTCAGTAGCCTCTGCGCATCCTTGTCCACGCTGAAGTTCAAGAAGGTCCTGAGGGTGCCCAGGGTCCCCCACGCTGCAGTCTGTGGGAGCACAGGGTGGTCGgcaagggccagggccaggctgcCTACCCCTCCTCAGCATAACCTCAGGGCCTGTCCTCCACtttcctgcctcccatcctctcaCAGCCCGAGCTGAGATACTAAAAGTGATCTCTAAAATCCCAACAGCCCCTACCTTGCTGGCCAGGCCCAGGTGGCTGAGGATCTCCTGGGTGAGGGACGGTGCCATCTTCCCGCCAGTCACAGACATGGTGCTACTGGTTGCCCTGGGGAAGGAAACAGGAGCCCACAGAGCTGAATTTCCTGGCCCTTCAGGGACTCCTTATGACCCCCACGAGACCCTGGACCCTGGGTTCCAGTCACCTGTTCCTTTCCTTGCTGCAGAAAAAAAGATCAACCTGCTTAGGCTTGGAGCCAGAAATGGAGCTGAAATCATGAGGTAAGAGGGGAGCCCCCaccttccccacctctccccgCTCCTTTAGGAAGTGGGGATTGATGCGGGATGCTCCTGGACCAGGCACCAACCCTCCCTGATGCCAGGGTCAGCACCAAAGCTCCTCAGGCCTTGGTACGCGGTAGATGCCTCCCTTCTGAGGTCTATGGCCCTCCTTCCTGGGCCTGGCTGGGGTCTCCTGGGCAGTGCAGGGGAGCTGAGGTGAGGTGGCAGGATTAACCACGCAGAGTGGGAGACAACTCGAAATAGCATCTTcccccacctgcagccccagctgacaaGCAACCCTCAATTCCTGCCTGTACAGCTGCCTACCTGCTCAGCGGCACAGGAGCACAGGCTGGAATCTCTAGGTCAGCAGGTGCAATCTCTTAGCTGATGTGAGCAAGAGTTCTTGCAAGTACGTGGATGCCTGGACAGAAAGGAGGCACTctcatgttggaaaaggaaaactCATTTTTCCCTCCCCCAAGCAATCAACAAGACCTCCTGGCATGGGGCCGTGGGCCCAGAACTTACTCAGAGGTGCCAGAGGTGAGGTGGGTGTCGTTGTTGTGGCCTGGTAGCTTGCCTGTGTGAGCACCGGCTCCGGTGTGGCCTGGTAGAGGAAAGTGGGGGCGTGTGCAGCCTAGGCTGAACAGCCAGTCAGATGACCTCTCTTAGGGACGAACCCAGCAGTTGTCTGACTCTGGCCCCTCCCAGACGTGGGAGAGGACCGGGCTGTACAGAGTCCCACATGCAGACACCTTCCTGCCCAGCATCTCTTCTCCCAGGAACTGGGCCTCAATCCATGTGAGTGAACTCCACTCAGCCTCTCAGCGGCTCAGCCTCAAACACAGGAGGCTTTTATGCACTGCCTTCCCTGTGGGTCCAGGTGGGACCACAGAGACCTAGTCTCAAAGTCGCCCCAGCTTCTGACCtggctctgcctctgtctccagctCCCTCGGGGGCAGGTCAGACAGGCTGCAGGCTGATTTCAAGGCTGATAGGGAAAAACCTGTTGGGGCACATACCAGCAGGGCACCCCAGCCTGCACCCCAGAGGGGGTCCCAGCCCAGAAACTCCCTTGACTGCTGCCTTACTAGAGCCAGCTGACCTAGGTGGAGAGTGCCCAGGGATTATGTATATCTGTGGAGAAGGAAGGGCACAAGTATTTGGGAGTGGAAGCTGATGAACAGAGTCAAGAGAGAAAAATGCAAAGGGTGTTACCTTCAGAGGGAAGCTCTTCGCTCCCAAAAGGCAACAGGGAGATGGGGGAGGCTCCCTTGCCTGGTTTCTTAGATTGCTTCTGTTGCCTTTTGGCAGCCTGGGCCCTGTGGCTGTTTTAGCTGCAGGTGATGCAACCCCAGCAGCTGGACTTGAGGCTGTCTCTGCAGAGAGCAGCAGGTGAACAGCCCTGCGGAGCCCCCGCCCCGCCATGCAGCAACTGCTCCAGCCTCACAGCTGGCTCCCTCAGGTCTAAACACAGCCTCTTTCCTGCCTCCCTGAAGAGCCTGGGTAGGGGCGGGGCACAGAAGCTACAGCCCTGCCTCCACTCActcctctgcctctctcccaACTCAGGAAGGCCTTCACTGGCATTCCTACATCCCTGGAGGAGGGACCTGCAGTGGCTCCACCACACTGAGTAGACCATGCCGGAGGACATGCCATGAAAGGATATTTCTGTGGCGGTAATCACTGCTCCTCACTTTTCTCTCCTGTTAAAGGGAAAACATGCACCTGTGTCAGAACTGGAGAATGAGGGTTCAATATCCAGCTCTGCCACCTATGTTCTGTAAGCTTCGCTAGTCCTTTCAGCTCTCTAAATGGGAGGATTGAGAGAGACGGAGGCTGTGGGACATGCTGGGGCCTCCGAGGACAGGTTTCCTGGGatgattaaatgaagtaatgtgtccactaaagaacttatccatgtaaccaaacaccaccttgCCCCCAAAAACTACTgaactcataaaaataaataaataaataaataaataaggtaatgtggccaggcacggtggctcatgcctgtaatcccagcactttgtgaggccgaggcgggtggatcatgaggcaggagatcgagaccagccttggcttacacagtgaaaccccgtctctactaaaaatacaaaaaattagccgggcatggcggcgcatgcctgtaatcccagctactcgggaggctgaggcaggagaatcacttgaacctgggaggcagaggttgcagtgagctgagatggcgccactgcactccagcctgggcgacagagtgagactccgtctcaaaaaaaaaaaaaaaagaaaagtaatctgTGTAATTGCATGTGGCAGAGAAAAGTGCCCTGTAAAGTAGGGGTattagattaaataaataaatatacaggaCATGCAGCTTAATCAGAATTTCACGTAAATGAGGAATCATTTGTTGGTACAAGTATGAcccaaatatttcattaaatatactaactttttttttttttgaggcggagtctctctctgttgcccaggctggagtgcagtggcattatattggctcactgcaagctccgcctcccgggttcaagcgattctcctgcctccgcctcccgagtagctgggattataggcgcctgccatcatgcctggctaattttttgtatttttagtagagatagggtttcaccatgttggccaggctggtctcgaactcctgacctcgtgatctacctgccttggactcccaaagtgctgggattacaggcgtgagccaccgcctgtaattataattttttgtttatctgaaattataGTTTAACAGTGTGTCCTGTATTTCACCTGACAACCCCAAAATGGAACTCAGTCTCAGTGTGGTGGCTAAAAGCAAAGCTTCCGGAGCCAGACTTCTCAGAGTCGGGATTCTGGtctcctgtgtgaccttgggcaactattctgtgctcagtttcctcatcatcaACAGACAAGTAATAGTGTTTATGTTataggttgttgtgagaattaaataactacagtgcatataaagcacttagaagagtTCTGGGCACAGCGCCGTTAAGTAGAAATGTCacaatgttatcaaatatataacGATAAGTATTGTTATATGGTAACTGTTACTGTTGTTATTACTTACCTCCTTAAGAATTCCGATCTTGGCTCGCTTCTGAAACTTTTCTTGCCAATCCCCAAAATGGCCACAAGAGGGCGCCAACAGCCACTGAGCGTCTCGAGCCCCCTAGTGGCCCCTTGAGGTCTCTGGCTCCAGCCCCACATATCAAGGGGCTGTCTCAGCCCACTTGGGAAGTGCAGCCTCCTGAGGACGCCAGGTTCCTGGGTGGAATTGGTATGCAGGTAGCATCAGGGGAAGAGCCTCAGGTAGATACCTACTCAGGGGAGCCCCCGAGGCTGACCTCAGACACATGCAGGAGACTGGGTGACCGCCGTTAGGCTGGGTAAACACTGTACTGCAGCTCCGCAGCTGGGGTCCCCCCGGCCCTCGGCTTTCTGTACCCTTCAGAGTTTCTTCTGGCTACCTGCCCAGCAGATTTAGGGGGAACTGAAGGAAGCGTGAGGCCTCCTGTTTCCTCACGCCGAATCTCTCCAAGGGGCTCCTGGCCGGCCTGCCAGGCTGAACTCTGAATTTGGAGAAGACCAACAGAGTCTCAAGTCACATGGCAGAAGCGAAGTCCTTGCCtgtgaggagtgtgtgtgtgatgcGTTCACAATCGCTGCATTGAAACTTGCTACAAACTCATTCCTCTccctaggttttgttttgttcaacTTCAGGGCCGGATTGCAGTTGTTTACAGAGGTACTGATCACCTTCCTTCCCCATGTTGTACATTTTAGAATTGCAGAGTTGGAGGAAATCTTAGAGAGGATCTAATCtaccaccttttcttttctttttttttgagacagagtctcactctgttgcccaggttagagtgcaatggcgcgatctcggctcattgcaacctctgactccctggttcaagcaattctcctgcctcaacctcctgagtagctgggattacaagcatgcaccaccatgcccagctaatttttgtatttttagtagagacagtgtttcactatgttggccaggctggtcttgaactcctgaccttgtgatccgcccgcctcggcctcccaaagtgttgggattacaggcgtgagccactgcgcccagcctctaatCTACTACCTTTTCATTACTGACTCAAGGAGTCTGAGTGACTTCCCGAGGCCATGGAGTTGGAACTAGCATCCGTGTTTCTCAGCTGCCTCTCAGTGTTTTCTTCATCCCTCAATGCAGGCGAGGCAGATTTGGGCTCCCTCTCAGTGGAATACAGGGGAAAGGCAGCCACATACACCGCCTCCACTGTTCATGCATGTCCACCTCTTCAGCCTCCAAGTCCcacattgcttttatttatttatttattgagaccgagtcttactctgtcacccaggctggagtgcagtagtgtgatctcagctcactgtaacctccgcctcccaggttcaagtgattctccttcctcagcctcccgagtagctgggattacaggcgcccaccaccacacccagctaatttttgtatttttagtagagacagggtttcaccatgttggccaggctggtctcaaactcttgacctcaggttatccgcccacctcggcctcccaaagtgctggaattataggcatgaatcactgcacccagcttttatttatttatttttgagacggagtctcactctgttgccaggctggagggcagtggcatgatctcggctcaccgcaacctcaccctcctaggttcaagcaattctcctgcctcagcctccaaagtagctggaactacaggcatgtgccaccatgcctagctaacttctgtatttttagtagagatgaggtttcaccatgttgggcaggctggtcttgaactcctgactgcaggtgatccacccacctcggcctcccaaagtgttgggattacaggcataagccaccacgcctggtccctACATTGCTTTTCTGCAAATACTTTCCATTGCCTGATTTCAGAATACATAGAAACTCCTCTTGGCTATTTTACCTCTCTGTTAGGAAATGTTTCCTCCCCGAAACTCCTGGTCCCTGAATCTCTATTAGGTACTAGCTAGGCTCTGCTTCTTACCCAAATAGGCTTCAGTGTTAACAGTTCCACCTGACCTGAAAAAACCTACCTTCCACATTTGGGCTCCCTGTATGCTTGCCCATCCACAAAGCCTGCCCAGATATCTAAACTCGGGGCTGAAGGCCTGGAGATGGCCTGTCCTCTCCTTGGGACAGTTCAGCAGCCCATACAGAGGAAGTGAGTCACTGCAAGGCAGGCAGCACTTGGGGCACTGTGGGCGTGGTCATGCCAGCCTGCGTGTTGGGGGATGGGTTGGAAGGGTGGTGATCACAGTCTCCGGTCCAGCCAAGGCAAGCGGTGTGTGCGCTCCCCAAGCGTGCTGACAAAGCTGGTCGCATCATCCTGGTGCTGGCTGAGGCCCAGTTTCCCCTTCTCCATCCACCTTCTCTTTTGTCTCCTGGGGGAGGAATATACCCTCTTATCTTTATTTCTCAGGCCCTGGTTATCCAACTTCTGCCCCAGAACTTCCCCTCCCCACtgctatcttaaaaaaaagaaaaaaaagttaaccagTCTTCAGTTTTCCTGAGGAAGCATTT is a window encoding:
- the ANXA9 gene encoding annexin A9, with the protein product MSVTGGKMAPSLTQEILSHLGLASKTAAWGTLGTLRTFLNFSVDKDAQRLLRAITGQGVDRSAIVDVLTNRSREQRQLISRSFQERTQQDLMKSLQAALSGNLERIVMALLQPTAQFDAQELRTALKASDSAVDVAIEILATRTPPQLQECLAVYKHNFQVEAVDDITSETSGILQDLLLALAKGGRDSYSGIIDYNLAEQDVQALQWAEGPSREEAWVPVFTQRNPEHLIRVFDQYQRSTGQELEEAVQNRFHGDAQVALLGLASVIKNTPLYFADKLHQALQETEPNYQVLIRILISRCETDLLSIRAEFKKKFGKSLYSSLQDAVKGDCQSALLALCRAEDM